A single region of the Vicia villosa cultivar HV-30 ecotype Madison, WI linkage group LG4, Vvil1.0, whole genome shotgun sequence genome encodes:
- the LOC131596889 gene encoding ervatamin-B-like: MHFQLKINVSIDLKYTETIDTCDGEEVCTNRKGCAMVNPHELFSLNTVPSSRNVTDIPLSVDWRQKGAVNEVMDQQWSCWAFSAVTSIEGISKITSGELIKLSQQELVDCDNRNKGCQSGYVDKAFEYVISNSGLALYHEYPYMAREGTCRSANLRRFGKISGFGRVPSDEQSLLYAVSIQPISVLVVTSPAFYMYAGGIFEGPCQLDAPCISDQWHAVNVIGYGKDLDGIRYWIIKNSWGTNWGENGYMRMKMNGGGSPWGLCAISAYAFYPTV; the protein is encoded by the exons ATGCATTTTCAATTGAAGATCAATGTGTCGATTGATCTCAAATATACTGAAACCATTGATACATGTG atgGAGAAGAGGTTTGTACTAATCGAAAGGGTTGTGCTATGGTGAATCCACATGAATTATTCAGCTTAAATACAGTTCCATCTTCAAGAAATGTTACTGACATTCCTCTAAGTGTTGATTGGAGACAAAAGGGAGCTGTGAATGAAGTGATGGATCAACAAT GGAGTTGTTGGGCTTTTTCAGCTGTAACCTCAATTGAAGGAATCTCGAAGATAACATCAGGAGAGCTGATCAAGCTATCGCAACAAGAGCTCGTGGACTGCGATAACAGGAACAAAGGATGTCAAAGTGGATATGTTGACAAGGCGTTTGAGTATGTGATAAGTAATAGTGGATTGGCTTTATACCATGAGTACCCTTACATGGCAAGAGAAGGAACGTGCCGGTCTGCAAACCTTCGGCGCTTTGGAAAGATAAGTGGATTCGGAAGAGTGCCGTCTGATGAGCAAAGCCTCTTATATGCTGTGTCAATTCAACCTATTTCTGTCCTTGTTGTTACAAGCCCAGCATTTTATATGTATGCTGGAGGAATATTTGAGGGTCCGTGCCAATTGGATGCGCCTTGTATTAGTGATCAATGGCATGCGGTCAATGTTATTGGATATGGGAAGGATTTAGATGGAATAAGGTATTGGATTATAAAAAATTCATGGGGTACAAATTGGGGCGAAAACGGGTATATGCGAATGAAAATGAATGGCGGTGGATCCCCTTGGGGTCTATGTGCGATATCGGCTTACGCGTTTTATCCTACGGTCTGA